CAATAGGAAAATAAGTAATACAATAATATAAAGAATTTTATATTCTGAAGTTAAGAATGCCTTTGCCCCAGTTTGAATAGCTCCTGATATTTTTTGCATTTTTTCATTTCCTGGAGAGTTTTCCAATACTTTAAAAGTTAGAAAGACAGTAAAAATAATTCCAATCAGGCCAAAGATAATACCACTTAAGTTTATAACGTTCATTAAAATCCTCCCTTCTTTGCGAATCTAAACAATTCGCTATTTTTTATATGGTTATTATATCATAAATTTCTAATATTAAAGCAAAAACTTTTAAAAGACGATTATATATCAGGAGGGATAGATATGAATGAATATTTTATATTGGAAAAAAAGAAGAATTTTTTTAAAGTAAGATTTTTAAATAATATTACAGTTGAAAATAGCCAGAAAATAAAAGAAGCATTAAATAAAACGCTAATGCTTAAAGATGCTAAAATAATTGTAGATTTTTCAAATGTTTATTTTATAGATAGTAACGGTCTTGGGATAATAATTTCTTTAATCCAAAAGGCAAGGACATATAACAATAAATTGATTTTTATAAATATTAATGCTTTAATAAAAGATATTTTAGATATTACTAAAGTTAATAGATTGATGAATATTCTCGATACGTATGAAGAGGCAAAGATTATGTTATAAATAAAAAAAACAGGCGCATTGTGCCTGTTTTTTATATTTATAACAATTTTTTTATTTTGTTCAATATATCTTCTATTAATTTCATTCTTTCTTCATTCATTTCCTTTTTTGCAATTTCGTATTCATTTTTCCAAAATTCGAATCCGCGTTTTATTAATGTTTGAGTGTTTCTGAGTTTTGAATTATCATCATCTGAAAATAATAAACTTTTTATAGCTATTGGAAATTCTATTATTACCCGGCTTTTGACATTTTTAATTTCTATTGATTTATTTTTGACTGGAAATCTATTTTTAAAAAAAACATTGGTAGAAAATAAACTTAATTTATTTTTATTTACAGGAATAGTATGAAATTTAGCCACGTCATTTAAACAGTTTTGACAGTATCCGATTTTTGTTTCAATGCCGTCATAATCGAATTTCTGTATTATTTCAGCATTATTTTTTTGACATAAATGGCATTTCATTAAATGTCATCTCCAGTAAGCATTTTATTATTATATTTATTCATAGCCTCAACGATTTTATTTTCCAATATTAGATCTATTGTGGGGATTATCTTATCTATTACTTTATTTATTTTATAATATTCATCATTTGAAAATTCGCTTAAAACATAATCTGCAAGATCTATATATTCTGGTTTTGGACCAATTCCTACACGAATTCTTGGAAAATCTGTACTTTGTAAGGTAGATATTATAGATTTTAAACCGTTATGTCCTCCTGATGAACCGTTAGGTCTAATTCTTATTTTTCCTAATTCTAAAGCAACATCGTCATATATTACTATTATATCCTCTGGATTATCATAATATTCTTTTAATTCATATAAAACTTTTCCACTTAAGTTCATATATGTAAGTGGTTTTACCAGGATTATTTCATTATTATAATATCCTTCAAAAGATCTTTTTTCTGTTTTTTTAAATTTATCTTTATTTATTTCATAATATCTATCTACAACCAAAAACCCCACGTTATGTTTTGTAAATACATAACGTGGGCCTGGATTACCTAATCCAATTATTATTTTCATATATTAAGCTTCTTCTCCCTCTTCTTCTGTTTCTTCAGTAGTTTCAGAAACTCTTCCAGCTACTGGAATTGATACAATAATTTCATCTTCATCCAATAAAACATCTATAGATTCAGCAATATTTAAATCTTTTACTGTTAAATGGTCGTTAACATCTAAATCAGTTATATCAACAACAAATTTTTCAACAATATCTCTTGGTAAAATTTCAACAGGTAATTCATGATGGTGTATATCTAACATACCACCTCTGGATAATCCTTTTGCTTCTCCAACAAATTCTATTGGGATATTAAGATGCATTTTATGTCCTTTTGAAGGTACATAGAAATCTGCATGAATAGGTTTATCCGTTACTTTATGTCTTTGAACAGTTTTTAAAAATGTTGTAACTTTGTATGTTTCGCCATTTTCCTTTTCAATATTCAATTGAATAGGTGTAGTTTCTTCAATTTTATCAAGCATTAATATTGTTTCAACTGAAGAAATTTTTAAATGAATGTTTCCTTCTAAACCAGGTCCATACACTACTGCAGGGATAAAACCCTCTTTTTTTACATGATTTGATTTTTCTCCATCTTTCCTTTCAATAGCTTTTAGTTGGTATACTTTTGCCATTTGAATCCCTCCTATATGAATAAATTATTTTGTTTAATTATTTAAATAATATACTTACAGATAGATTATTTTTAATTCTGGCTACAGTTTCTCCGAGAAGTGACGCTACCGATAATACATGAAATTTACCAGGCAAATCATTATGATATATTGTATCTGTAACATATACTTTTTCAATTACTGAATTTTGTAACTTTTCTTTTGCATTTTTGGAAAGAACGCCATGCGTTGCACAAGCAATAACTTTTTTAGCTCCCTTTTCTTTCAACATCTCAGCAGCTCCAACCAAAGATCCACCCGTATCTATTATGTCATCAAAAATGATAGCAGTTTTATCTTTAACAT
The genomic region above belongs to Marinitoga sp. 1197 and contains:
- a CDS encoding STAS domain-containing protein yields the protein MNEYFILEKKKNFFKVRFLNNITVENSQKIKEALNKTLMLKDAKIIVDFSNVYFIDSNGLGIIISLIQKARTYNNKLIFININALIKDILDITKVNRLMNILDTYEEAKIML
- the pth gene encoding aminoacyl-tRNA hydrolase — translated: MKIIIGLGNPGPRYVFTKHNVGFLVVDRYYEINKDKFKKTEKRSFEGYYNNEIILVKPLTYMNLSGKVLYELKEYYDNPEDIIVIYDDVALELGKIRIRPNGSSGGHNGLKSIISTLQSTDFPRIRVGIGPKPEYIDLADYVLSEFSNDEYYKINKVIDKIIPTIDLILENKIVEAMNKYNNKMLTGDDI
- a CDS encoding 50S ribosomal protein L25 encodes the protein MAKVYQLKAIERKDGEKSNHVKKEGFIPAVVYGPGLEGNIHLKISSVETILMLDKIEETTPIQLNIEKENGETYKVTTFLKTVQRHKVTDKPIHADFYVPSKGHKMHLNIPIEFVGEAKGLSRGGMLDIHHHELPVEILPRDIVEKFVVDITDLDVNDHLTVKDLNIAESIDVLLDEDEIIVSIPVAGRVSETTEETEEEGEEA